A portion of the Pseudarthrobacter defluvii genome contains these proteins:
- a CDS encoding polyprenyl synthetase family protein, whose translation MDMGTTLAQTDDGQLVNEVLDGFFARAKVRAGAMHPQYLGLWEHLEACTVGGKRFRPRLVMTTYSLLGGTDRTAAATVAASYELLHTALIIHDDVVDQDFTRRGVPNLAGAYRSLATDQGSSPERAEHTGASAAVIAGDLALANAYRFLAEVNADPATRQRLGDLLDEAVVASAAGELLDVLAPLDPMPQTVDQVLEMSKLKTAVYSFDTPLRAGAVLAGADQELVEALGEFGRIIGTAYQVADDLVGAFGDESRTGKTGWGDLREGKRTALISYAAEQPQWARIKELLSNDLTATDAAEIRELLVASGARDKTLKLAADLTERALDVLVQPFVPQALRDGLSPLSRLVTDRMGV comes from the coding sequence ATGGATATGGGGACCACGCTGGCGCAGACAGATGACGGCCAACTGGTCAATGAAGTTCTGGACGGGTTCTTCGCCCGGGCCAAGGTGCGGGCCGGTGCCATGCACCCGCAGTACCTCGGCCTGTGGGAACACCTGGAGGCCTGCACGGTGGGCGGCAAGCGGTTCCGTCCCCGGCTGGTGATGACCACCTACTCGCTGCTGGGCGGCACCGACAGGACTGCGGCAGCCACCGTGGCCGCGTCCTACGAGCTGCTGCACACGGCCCTGATCATCCACGACGACGTGGTGGACCAGGATTTCACCCGCCGCGGGGTTCCCAACCTCGCCGGTGCCTACCGCAGCCTCGCAACGGACCAGGGCAGCAGCCCGGAGCGCGCGGAGCACACCGGCGCGTCCGCGGCCGTGATCGCCGGGGACCTGGCCCTGGCCAACGCCTACCGGTTCCTGGCGGAGGTTAACGCGGACCCGGCCACGCGGCAGCGCCTCGGCGACCTGCTGGATGAGGCCGTCGTGGCCTCCGCGGCCGGCGAGCTCCTGGACGTGCTGGCGCCCCTGGACCCCATGCCGCAGACCGTGGACCAGGTCCTGGAGATGTCCAAGCTGAAAACCGCCGTCTACTCCTTCGACACCCCGCTGCGCGCCGGAGCGGTCCTGGCCGGCGCTGACCAGGAGCTGGTGGAGGCCCTGGGCGAGTTCGGCCGCATCATCGGCACCGCGTACCAGGTGGCGGACGACCTGGTGGGCGCGTTCGGTGACGAATCACGGACCGGCAAGACAGGCTGGGGCGACCTGCGCGAGGGCAAGCGCACCGCGCTGATCTCCTACGCGGCAGAGCAGCCCCAATGGGCCAGGATCAAAGAGCTGCTGTCCAATGACCTCACGGCCACCGATGCGGCCGAGATCCGTGAACTCCTGGTGGCGTCCGGGGCACGGGACAAGACCCTGAAGCTGGCCGCGGACCTCACGGAGCGGGCCCTGGACGTCCTGGTCCAGCCGTTCGTGCCGCAGGCGCTGCGGGACGGCCTCTCCCCCTTGTCCCGCCTGGTCACCGATCGGATGGGCGTATGA
- the idi gene encoding isopentenyl-diphosphate Delta-isomerase: protein MGGQLKANAEQVVLAADDGTPVGVEDKATVHSSSTPLHLAFSAHVYDSDGRILLTRRALSKLTWPGVWTNSFCGHPAPGEELEDAVRRRGEYELGLTLSDIELRVPDFRYRAVDASGVVENEICPVFTARAASPLSPRADEVMEWQWTDPALITAAVAATPWAFSPWVTLQLPLLYPERFGA from the coding sequence ATGGGAGGGCAATTGAAAGCGAATGCAGAGCAGGTGGTCCTGGCCGCCGACGACGGAACACCGGTCGGCGTCGAGGACAAGGCCACCGTCCACTCTTCCTCCACACCCCTGCACCTGGCCTTCTCGGCCCACGTGTACGACTCCGACGGCCGCATCCTCCTCACCCGCCGCGCCCTGTCCAAGCTGACCTGGCCCGGCGTCTGGACCAATTCCTTCTGCGGTCATCCTGCGCCCGGCGAGGAGCTTGAGGACGCCGTGCGGCGCCGCGGTGAGTACGAACTTGGGCTGACCCTCTCGGACATCGAACTGCGGGTTCCGGACTTCCGGTACCGGGCGGTGGATGCCTCCGGCGTGGTGGAAAACGAGATCTGCCCGGTGTTCACGGCACGCGCTGCGTCACCGCTTTCTCCCCGGGCCGACGAGGTCATGGAGTGGCAGTGGACCGATCCCGCGCTGATCACCGCCGCCGTGGCCGCCACCCCCTGGGCCTTCAGCCCGTGGGTAACCCTTCAGCTTCCGCTGCTGTACCCGGAGCGGTTCGGCGCCTAG
- a CDS encoding phytoene/squalene synthase family protein, producing the protein MKRDRDALADYTATALKSSGVVLRSYSSSFGLACRLFDDAVRRQVDSVYALVRVADEIVDGVTSAAGLSPEESRRQLDAFEQETENAMTTGYSTNLVIHAFADTARRTGIGTDLTRPFFASMRADLDQTEHTQESFNEYVYGSAEVVGLMCLKCFLHRHPVSEEERARLERGARHLGAAFQKINFLRDLAEDFTSLGRSYFPGVSPANFDEAQKIRLLADIDHDLQESRAVLRSLPTSCRLAVALAQELFAELAERIRVTPAPDLIRARISVPTPVKLKIAAAVLTGRRGLEPAGPRPARVAAQ; encoded by the coding sequence ATGAAGCGGGACCGCGACGCGCTGGCCGATTACACCGCCACCGCCCTCAAGTCCTCCGGCGTGGTGCTCCGCTCCTATTCGAGTTCGTTTGGGCTGGCGTGCCGGTTGTTCGACGACGCCGTGCGCCGCCAGGTGGATTCCGTGTACGCGCTGGTACGGGTGGCGGATGAAATTGTCGACGGCGTCACCTCCGCCGCGGGCCTGTCACCGGAGGAGAGCCGGCGGCAGCTGGACGCGTTCGAGCAGGAAACCGAGAACGCCATGACCACCGGGTACAGCACCAACCTGGTGATCCACGCGTTCGCGGACACCGCCCGCCGGACCGGCATCGGCACCGACCTCACCCGCCCCTTCTTCGCCTCGATGCGGGCCGACCTGGACCAGACGGAACACACCCAGGAATCGTTCAACGAGTACGTCTACGGGTCCGCCGAAGTAGTGGGCCTGATGTGCCTGAAGTGCTTCCTGCACCGGCACCCGGTCAGCGAAGAGGAACGGGCCCGGCTGGAGCGCGGCGCCCGGCACCTGGGCGCGGCCTTCCAGAAGATCAACTTCCTGCGCGACCTGGCCGAGGACTTCACCTCCCTGGGCCGCAGCTACTTCCCCGGCGTCAGCCCCGCCAACTTCGATGAGGCGCAGAAGATCCGGCTGCTGGCGGACATCGACCACGACCTGCAGGAATCCCGCGCGGTCCTGCGCAGCCTGCCCACGTCCTGCCGGCTGGCGGTGGCCCTGGCCCAGGAGCTCTTCGCCGAACTCGCCGAGCGGATCCGGGTCACGCCTGCACCCGACCTGATCCGGGCAAGGATCAGCGTGCCCACCCCCGTGAAGCTGAAGATCGCCGCCGCCGTGCTCACCGGCAGGCGCGGGCTGGAACCTGCGGGCCCGCGTCCGGCCAGGGTGGCGGCGCAGTGA